In Duganella zoogloeoides, a single genomic region encodes these proteins:
- a CDS encoding FecR family protein, which translates to MSTDATGLAWRQAVEWEARLRDGQAAADAGIDNDGLRDFARWYAASASHAQAWDALQERLARLGGRTGATLSGGGPDAAMAAALRAPSDERRSALRAAFGLLVVGVGAWGARAGYHQLGLDADWRGAVGQRGRATLADGTAMAYDANSRIYLQSGTGAAGTASLHLQRGQLLLTPGALGARAPLTVATAHGVVQADGAEFTVGRLRARSVVAVRSGSAMLRPDGHAALRLQAGQACYFNRDGARASDLSFAAVSGWTRGVHVADRAPLAELLDVFGRYRPGMLRASDSAAARLVSGVFRLHDIDAALRQLAEALPVTVTRYGRYLTVLR; encoded by the coding sequence ATGAGCACTGACGCCACCGGCCTGGCCTGGCGCCAGGCCGTGGAATGGGAGGCACGCCTGCGCGACGGGCAGGCCGCCGCTGATGCTGGTATCGATAACGATGGGCTGCGCGACTTCGCCCGCTGGTATGCCGCCAGCGCATCGCATGCGCAGGCTTGGGACGCCTTGCAGGAGCGCCTGGCGCGCCTGGGCGGCCGCACCGGTGCGACGTTGTCCGGCGGTGGCCCTGATGCGGCCATGGCGGCGGCCTTGCGCGCGCCTTCCGATGAACGCCGTAGCGCACTGCGCGCCGCCTTCGGCCTGTTGGTGGTGGGCGTGGGCGCCTGGGGCGCGCGCGCCGGCTATCACCAACTGGGGCTGGACGCCGACTGGCGCGGCGCCGTCGGCCAGCGCGGCCGCGCCACGCTGGCCGACGGCACGGCGATGGCCTACGACGCCAACAGCCGTATTTATCTACAAAGCGGGACCGGTGCTGCCGGCACGGCAAGCCTGCACCTGCAGCGTGGCCAGTTGCTGTTGACGCCTGGTGCTTTGGGCGCCAGGGCACCATTGACCGTGGCCACCGCGCACGGCGTGGTGCAGGCCGACGGCGCCGAGTTCACGGTGGGCCGCCTGCGCGCGCGCAGCGTGGTGGCCGTGCGTTCCGGCAGCGCCATGCTGCGTCCCGATGGGCATGCCGCGCTGCGGCTGCAAGCCGGCCAGGCCTGCTACTTCAACCGCGATGGCGCCCGCGCCAGCGACCTGTCGTTCGCTGCCGTCAGCGGCTGGACGCGCGGCGTGCACGTGGCCGACCGCGCACCGCTGGCCGAGCTGCTGGACGTGTTCGGCCGCTACCGGCCCGGCATGCTGCGCGCCAGCGACAGTGCGGCCGCACGGCTGGTGAGCGGGGTCTTCCGCCTGCACGATATCGACGCCGCCTTGCGGCAATTGGCGGAGGCTTTGCCGGTGACCGTCACGCGGTATGGCCGCTATTTGACGGTGCTGCGCTGA
- a CDS encoding sigma-70 family RNA polymerase sigma factor, whose protein sequence is MTSVSIDSARAQLLGSEFRRSYGWLTGAMQRLVGSRHDAEDLAASAFTELALVDDIAVVRQPRALLTTIGRRLTWEFWRRRDLERDYLAQLALTPGHWHASPEDVCMAVEELVRIDAALAGLSARAREAFILSQYEELGYAEIAARLGVSVSMVRKYIAQALLACCGNA, encoded by the coding sequence ATGACTTCCGTATCTATAGACTCCGCCCGCGCGCAGCTCCTCGGCAGCGAATTTCGCCGCAGTTATGGCTGGCTTACCGGCGCCATGCAGCGCCTGGTGGGCTCGCGCCACGATGCCGAAGACCTGGCTGCATCGGCCTTCACAGAACTGGCGCTGGTTGACGACATCGCCGTGGTGCGCCAGCCGCGCGCACTGCTGACCACCATCGGCCGCCGCCTGACGTGGGAATTCTGGCGCCGCCGCGACCTCGAGCGCGATTACCTGGCCCAACTGGCGCTAACGCCCGGCCATTGGCATGCTTCACCCGAAGATGTTTGCATGGCGGTCGAGGAACTGGTGCGCATCGACGCCGCGCTGGCCGGCTTGAGCGCCCGCGCGCGCGAAGCCTTCATCCTCAGCCAGTACGAAGAACTCGGTTATGCCGAGATCGCGGCGCGGCTCGGGGTTTCCGTGAGCATGGTCCGCAAATACATCGCGCAAGCCTTGCTGGCCTGCTGCGGCAACGCATGA